Proteins encoded in a region of the Elizabethkingia bruuniana genome:
- a CDS encoding cupin domain-containing protein, with the protein MLKSEETKQFSSKDFHQTFARPVYVKPTHVIHKNVEKAGVHDQFSTERKHPVFFVDLPSKNVSMTIGGLLPGQLTNRHRHTYETVLYVIEGKGWTEVEDERVEWEAGDAVYIPSWAWHRHQNTSDTESAKYIACENAPQLQNLGVALREEEGRDL; encoded by the coding sequence ATGTTAAAATCAGAAGAAACAAAACAATTTAGTTCCAAAGACTTTCACCAGACTTTTGCAAGACCAGTCTATGTAAAGCCAACGCATGTTATCCACAAGAATGTGGAAAAAGCAGGAGTACACGATCAGTTTTCCACAGAAAGAAAACACCCTGTATTTTTTGTAGACCTTCCCAGTAAAAACGTAAGTATGACTATTGGTGGTTTACTACCGGGGCAATTGACCAATCGTCATCGCCATACTTATGAAACCGTACTTTATGTAATAGAAGGAAAAGGATGGACAGAAGTAGAAGACGAGCGTGTGGAATGGGAAGCCGGAGATGCGGTCTATATTCCATCATGGGCTTGGCACAGACACCAGAATACGAGTGATACAGAATCTGCAAAATATATTGCTTGTGAAAATGCTCCGCAATTGCAAAATCTTGGCGTAGCTCTTCGTGAGGAAGAAGGAAGAGATTTATAA
- a CDS encoding PLP-dependent aminotransferase family protein, translated as MLRPWKLEIQLDHQSDKAIYLQIADAIIEDIQSGRLKQGTALPGSRKLAQDLKVNRNTVVEALNVLLNEEWLVSKERRGTFVSDILPVLSKTAKPKHDPVIEKNEKSIFRINFDDGHPDSKIAPVAELARAYRQIFSRKGRWQMMGYGDEFGDAEFRKAIVQMANHQRGMQASADEVCITRGSQMAMYLTAHSLFEKGDYVIVEEPGYKPAWKAFESAGAKILPVNVDKDGLITDEVAMHLQSGKRIRAIYTTPHHQYPTTVTLSLQRRLELIRLSNKFGFSIIEDDYDNEFHFGYRPVLPLSSYTELKNYVYIGTMSKVVAPALRIGYLISNNKELLERVGTLRKIIDVQGDTIMEQAVLQLINDGTIKRHLKKATHFYKAKRDFAAELLGKYLKSKASYHIPEGGLAFWIIPKKQVDWDTVSEVLKKKGIRIVAMDHYQQEPRDRGIRLSYGAVSEEQLEEGIKELAKFL; from the coding sequence ATGTTGAGACCGTGGAAATTAGAAATACAATTAGACCATCAATCTGATAAGGCGATATATCTTCAGATTGCCGATGCAATAATAGAAGATATACAATCCGGAAGGTTGAAACAGGGAACAGCTTTACCGGGGAGTCGTAAGCTGGCGCAGGATCTGAAGGTAAATCGGAATACAGTAGTAGAAGCTTTGAATGTTCTGTTGAATGAAGAATGGTTGGTTTCTAAAGAGCGGAGGGGAACCTTTGTCTCGGATATTCTCCCGGTTTTATCTAAGACAGCGAAGCCAAAGCATGATCCTGTAATTGAAAAAAATGAAAAAAGTATATTCAGGATTAATTTTGATGACGGACATCCGGATAGTAAAATTGCTCCCGTTGCAGAATTAGCAAGGGCTTACAGGCAGATTTTTAGCAGAAAGGGAAGGTGGCAGATGATGGGTTACGGAGATGAATTCGGGGATGCTGAATTTCGGAAGGCAATTGTGCAGATGGCTAATCACCAGCGTGGCATGCAGGCTAGTGCGGATGAAGTATGTATTACACGGGGAAGTCAGATGGCGATGTACCTCACTGCACATTCATTATTTGAAAAAGGAGACTATGTAATTGTTGAGGAACCTGGATATAAGCCTGCATGGAAAGCTTTTGAGAGTGCGGGAGCCAAAATATTACCTGTTAATGTGGATAAAGACGGACTCATTACGGATGAGGTAGCAATGCATCTACAATCGGGTAAGAGAATTAGGGCAATTTATACAACTCCGCATCACCAATATCCTACAACAGTAACCCTAAGCCTGCAAAGAAGGCTGGAATTAATACGTCTTTCAAATAAATTTGGATTTAGTATTATCGAGGACGATTATGATAATGAATTCCATTTTGGTTACCGTCCTGTATTACCTTTATCCAGTTATACAGAGCTTAAAAACTATGTGTACATAGGAACAATGAGTAAGGTTGTAGCGCCGGCACTAAGAATAGGTTATTTGATCAGTAACAACAAAGAACTCTTGGAGCGGGTGGGAACTCTGAGAAAAATTATAGATGTACAGGGAGATACGATTATGGAGCAGGCTGTATTGCAGTTGATTAACGACGGTACAATTAAGCGCCATTTGAAAAAGGCAACTCATTTTTATAAAGCTAAAAGGGACTTCGCAGCCGAATTACTTGGAAAGTATTTGAAGAGTAAAGCAAGCTATCATATTCCGGAAGGCGGGCTTGCATTTTGGATAATACCTAAAAAACAAGTCGACTGGGATACGGTTTCGGAAGTACTGAAAAAGAAAGGCATTCGTATTGTAGCAATGGACCATTATCAGCAGGAACCGCGTGACAGAGGTATACGCCTAAGCTACGGGGCCGTTTCGGAAGAGCAGCTGGAAGAAGGTATTAAAGAGCTGGCAAAGTTCCTCTGA
- a CDS encoding DUF4369 domain-containing protein, with protein MRSIVFSIFFLIFFSNVCFSQKFSISSDLKQLTSDSLMIIKFNSEKPEILKIATKNGNFNYSDTLKNPYFFQIIKLEKGKPTGKLAEFIVEPTKLKLTGTADKLENIIVSGSKSNDILTRYFKEDKLLVDDWNKLKVIFDDYKEKKDIDNAKLLATKLNSITVNRKKLLKKYVKDNGDNIVSAIIPNFCTLSAALDATDYQEMYDFLSESVKKSFYAKSILDHVKNKD; from the coding sequence ATGAGAAGTATAGTTTTTTCAATCTTTTTTTTAATCTTTTTTTCAAATGTATGTTTTTCTCAGAAATTTAGTATAAGCAGTGATTTAAAACAGCTTACATCAGATAGTTTAATGATTATCAAATTCAATTCTGAAAAACCTGAAATATTGAAAATTGCCACTAAAAATGGAAATTTCAATTATTCAGACACCTTAAAGAACCCATATTTTTTTCAAATAATAAAACTAGAAAAAGGAAAACCTACTGGAAAATTAGCAGAATTTATTGTAGAACCTACAAAACTAAAGTTAACTGGCACAGCAGACAAACTTGAGAACATAATAGTTTCGGGTTCGAAATCAAATGATATTTTAACACGGTATTTTAAGGAAGATAAGTTGTTAGTCGATGATTGGAACAAACTAAAAGTCATTTTTGATGATTATAAAGAGAAAAAAGACATCGACAATGCAAAACTTTTAGCAACCAAGTTAAATTCTATAACAGTTAATCGAAAGAAATTACTAAAAAAGTATGTTAAGGATAATGGGGATAATATAGTTTCGGCAATTATTCCTAATTTTTGCACTCTATCAGCTGCTTTAGATGCTACTGATTATCAAGAAATGTATGATTTTTTATCAGAATCTGTAAAGAAAAGTTTTTATGCAAAAAGTATTTTAGACCATGTGAAAAATAAAGACTAA
- a CDS encoding glycosyl hydrolase family 95 catalytic domain-containing protein, translating to MRKPPSGSGGRMLLSVTAEKSLFLFSTLIFIFFIVPNIRAQSLPQHRLEFTKLATRWDEGIPLGNGMLGSLAWEKNGKLRLSLDRADLWDERKALDISKLNFKWVEQQVLKNDYKPVQKIGDWPYDNTPYPTKLPAAALQFDIKALGTVISNQLEIATALHSVKFSSGVVFQSYIHATQQAGYFSFDHITDENLMKDLLPKLDVHNYNSGAAAESDNSHAGEGLGKLGYAKGNVKEEEHTIRYHQPTYGGRFFEVLVKWKRIGKDKLTGSWTISDNQSAALSLPQQSITNSGEWKSHVKWWKDFWSKSSVKLPDQLIEKQYYLELYKLGSVSRKGAPAITLQAVWTADNGSLPPWKGDFHNDLNTQLSYWPAYTGNHLQEAVSFTDWLWKIRPVSLQYTKQYFGVDGLNVPGVVTLNGDPMGGWIQYSLSPTVSAWCAQYFYWQWKYSMDDRFLQQKAYPYVHDAAVYMENITRLKDGVRKLPLSSSPEYNDNSVNAWFKDWTNYDLSLARFLFSAASEIAKASGKEDEATHWKKILGELPDYNVNETGLTVAPGQSMESSHRHFSPYMAVYPLALLDVNQPKDKEIVDKSIQHIEKLGTRAWVGYSFTWMSTLYARAYQAEKAVKQLQIFASNFCSPNSFHLNGDQKGGQYSGFTYRPFTLEGNFAFAQGVHELLLQSRQGYIEVFPAIPKDWKNVSFINLRAEGAVLVSGKIDNEKLITVKLFSEKGGVVNVKLPKGKIQLTESKNAKTEILDAGKTVINFKPGGWVSLQIYR from the coding sequence ATGCGAAAACCACCCTCCGGTTCCGGTGGCAGAATGTTGCTTTCTGTAACCGCAGAAAAGAGTCTTTTTCTGTTTAGTACCCTCATTTTTATTTTTTTTATAGTTCCGAATATCAGAGCTCAGTCTCTACCTCAGCATAGGCTTGAGTTTACAAAACTGGCAACCCGTTGGGATGAAGGTATTCCTTTAGGAAATGGAATGTTGGGATCTCTGGCCTGGGAGAAAAACGGAAAACTAAGGCTTTCTCTGGACAGAGCAGATTTGTGGGATGAACGAAAAGCCCTGGATATTTCCAAGCTAAATTTTAAATGGGTTGAGCAGCAGGTTCTGAAGAATGATTATAAACCTGTTCAAAAGATAGGAGACTGGCCATATGATAATACACCATATCCTACAAAATTACCTGCAGCAGCTTTACAATTTGATATAAAAGCTTTAGGTACAGTGATCTCAAATCAGTTAGAGATTGCAACGGCATTGCATAGTGTCAAATTTAGTTCCGGAGTAGTTTTTCAGAGCTACATACACGCAACGCAGCAAGCAGGATATTTTAGCTTTGATCATATTACTGATGAAAACTTAATGAAAGATCTGTTACCAAAACTGGATGTGCATAATTATAATTCAGGTGCTGCAGCTGAGAGTGACAACAGTCATGCAGGTGAAGGTCTTGGGAAATTGGGCTATGCTAAAGGAAATGTAAAGGAAGAAGAGCATACAATACGCTATCACCAGCCTACTTATGGCGGAAGATTTTTTGAAGTTTTGGTAAAATGGAAAAGAATAGGAAAAGATAAACTGACAGGGAGTTGGACAATTTCCGATAACCAGTCTGCTGCGCTTTCTCTACCTCAGCAATCGATAACGAACTCCGGTGAATGGAAAAGCCATGTGAAATGGTGGAAAGATTTCTGGAGTAAATCTTCGGTAAAACTTCCTGATCAATTGATTGAAAAACAATATTATCTGGAATTATATAAACTGGGAAGTGTAAGTCGTAAGGGAGCGCCGGCGATTACATTACAGGCGGTATGGACAGCAGATAACGGAAGTTTGCCGCCGTGGAAAGGCGATTTTCATAATGACCTGAATACTCAGCTTAGTTATTGGCCTGCCTATACAGGGAATCATTTGCAGGAAGCAGTATCTTTTACAGACTGGTTATGGAAGATAAGACCTGTAAGTCTACAGTATACCAAACAGTATTTCGGCGTAGACGGGCTGAATGTTCCGGGAGTTGTTACCCTAAACGGTGATCCTATGGGCGGGTGGATTCAGTATTCGCTTTCTCCTACAGTAAGTGCATGGTGTGCCCAGTACTTTTACTGGCAATGGAAATATTCTATGGACGATCGTTTTCTTCAGCAAAAAGCTTACCCCTATGTTCATGATGCAGCCGTTTATATGGAGAATATTACCCGCCTGAAAGATGGTGTGAGAAAATTACCGCTAAGCTCGAGCCCGGAGTACAATGATAATTCTGTTAATGCGTGGTTTAAAGACTGGACCAATTATGATCTTTCGTTGGCGCGATTCCTTTTTTCTGCAGCTTCGGAAATTGCAAAAGCTTCCGGCAAAGAGGATGAAGCCACGCATTGGAAAAAAATATTAGGAGAATTGCCTGATTATAATGTAAATGAAACAGGACTTACAGTAGCACCCGGACAAAGTATGGAATCATCTCACAGACATTTCTCTCCTTATATGGCAGTCTATCCTTTAGCATTGCTGGACGTAAATCAGCCTAAGGACAAAGAAATTGTGGATAAGTCCATTCAGCATATTGAAAAGCTAGGAACCCGTGCCTGGGTAGGTTATTCTTTTACATGGATGTCTACATTGTATGCACGAGCTTATCAGGCAGAAAAAGCGGTAAAGCAATTACAGATATTTGCCTCTAACTTTTGCTCCCCTAATAGTTTTCACCTGAATGGAGACCAGAAAGGAGGGCAATATTCAGGATTTACGTATCGTCCGTTTACATTGGAAGGGAATTTTGCATTTGCCCAGGGAGTACACGAACTATTATTACAGAGCCGACAGGGATATATAGAAGTTTTTCCGGCAATCCCCAAAGACTGGAAGAATGTGAGTTTTATTAATCTGCGTGCGGAAGGAGCAGTGTTAGTAAGTGGCAAAATCGATAATGAAAAGCTTATTACTGTGAAGTTGTTTTCGGAAAAGGGTGGAGTAGTGAATGTTAAGCTGCCTAAAGGAAAAATACAACTTACAGAAAGCAAAAATGCAAAAACAGAGATTCTGGATGCAGGCAAAACGGTAATCAACTTTAAACCCGGTGGTTGGGTTAGTTTGCAGATTTACAGATAA
- a CDS encoding bacteriocin-like protein: MKNLKKLSRTNLKEIHGGVIIGGGGSGIGGCEAHWIPGDQQPEPGMPYDCGCKGLRWCPGIGACVHSGQIPRSKCETGL, translated from the coding sequence ATGAAAAATCTTAAAAAACTTTCAAGAACAAACCTTAAAGAAATTCATGGCGGAGTCATTATTGGCGGCGGCGGAAGCGGCATAGGTGGCTGTGAAGCTCATTGGATTCCAGGGGATCAGCAGCCAGAACCTGGTATGCCATATGATTGCGGATGCAAAGGGCTGAGATGGTGTCCCGGAATAGGAGCTTGTGTTCACTCAGGTCAGATACCTAGATCAAAATGTGAGACTGGTCTGTAA
- a CDS encoding bacteriocin-like protein produces the protein MKNLKKLSRNNLKEIQGGAFTGGCNAHLVTVDDAPGEGMPYDCGCRTLLWCEKLSACVQSGQYAKNCKSL, from the coding sequence ATGAAAAATCTTAAAAAACTTTCAAGAAACAATCTTAAAGAAATTCAGGGCGGAGCTTTTACAGGTGGATGTAATGCTCATCTTGTTACTGTAGACGATGCACCTGGTGAAGGAATGCCTTATGATTGCGGATGCAGAACACTGTTATGGTGTGAAAAATTAAGCGCATGCGTACAATCAGGACAATATGCTAAAAACTGCAAATCATTGTAA
- a CDS encoding ketopantoate reductase family protein, whose protein sequence is MSKKNIVVIGLGGVGGYFGFKMNQENEATKQYNISFVARETTYEIVKEKGLTLLSPEHENAITRPNTVLQNIADIKNPDLIFICVKEYDLENVCQQLVKVITPDTVLFPMMNGADIYDRIRKIIPDHVVLPSCVYVASHIKEKGTVEHKGKPGTLIFGRDPQHKSADIDWVIGLLEKSNIKFSFKDNPLTDIWEKFIFIASFGLVTAKHNSSISSVCTDEAQNQEAIEIMEEIKLIASAKSIYLPEDIIAKTMEKAAGFPPGTPTSLQLDIHSDKGSNELELFGGAVINYGKELNINTPSVLKIYREIKENIIK, encoded by the coding sequence ATGAGTAAGAAAAATATTGTTGTAATAGGTCTGGGAGGTGTTGGTGGTTATTTTGGTTTTAAAATGAATCAGGAGAATGAAGCGACAAAACAATACAATATAAGCTTTGTGGCCAGAGAAACAACTTATGAAATTGTAAAAGAAAAGGGCTTGACATTACTTTCTCCGGAGCATGAAAACGCAATTACGAGACCAAATACCGTATTGCAGAATATAGCTGATATCAAAAATCCGGATCTGATTTTTATTTGTGTGAAAGAATATGATCTGGAAAATGTCTGTCAGCAGCTGGTTAAAGTTATAACCCCGGATACTGTTTTATTTCCAATGATGAATGGTGCAGATATATATGACAGAATACGGAAAATTATTCCGGACCATGTGGTCTTGCCATCTTGTGTATATGTTGCCTCTCACATTAAGGAAAAAGGGACTGTAGAGCATAAAGGAAAGCCTGGAACTCTAATCTTCGGACGCGATCCTCAGCATAAATCTGCAGATATTGATTGGGTAATTGGTTTATTGGAAAAAAGTAATATTAAGTTCAGTTTTAAAGATAACCCGTTGACAGATATTTGGGAGAAATTTATCTTCATTGCCAGTTTCGGATTGGTGACTGCTAAGCACAATTCTTCAATAAGCTCAGTTTGTACGGATGAGGCACAAAATCAGGAAGCTATAGAAATTATGGAAGAGATAAAACTGATTGCCAGTGCTAAGAGTATTTATCTTCCGGAAGATATTATTGCTAAAACAATGGAAAAAGCAGCCGGTTTTCCTCCGGGGACACCGACTTCTCTCCAACTCGATATTCATTCTGATAAAGGAAGCAATGAGCTGGAATTATTTGGTGGAGCGGTTATTAACTATGGTAAAGAACTGAATATAAATACGCCTTCGGTGTTAAAAATATACAGAGAGATAAAGGAAAATATAATTAAATAA
- a CDS encoding bacteriocin-like protein: MKNLKKIKRTELKTIIGGGEPLPDGWGVCFVDGEPVSTPCNQLCPDRTQPFCAW; this comes from the coding sequence ATGAAAAACCTTAAAAAAATCAAAAGAACAGAGCTTAAAACTATTATCGGAGGAGGGGAGCCTTTACCAGACGGTTGGGGAGTTTGCTTTGTAGATGGAGAACCTGTTTCTACTCCGTGCAATCAATTATGTCCGGACAGAACACAGCCTTTTTGTGCATGGTAG
- a CDS encoding PDZ domain-containing protein yields MKNTLTLLLFCLLGTLFPYAQTKVYVSSGGSDNNPGTVAKPFKTPERAVQEIEKANGKAFIIYLRKGIYYLQKPIVLNNKTLKTKSLLISSYPGEQAFISAGQVLKTNWKPYKNGIYVTPIPQDISFERLYADEKLQVLARYPDFDPNAKIFNGTSADAIAPERVQQWKNPAGGYVHGLHSGEWGGFHYRITDADEKGNLKLEGGWQNNRPSPLHKQFRFVENIFEELNAPGEWFADKEKGLLYYYPPKGTNLSQTNITVSRLKNSIEIKGTEGSPLSGIEIKNIGFLHNERSFMDTKEPLLRSDWTIYRGGVILMENTRNIKVTDCQFTDVGGNAIMLSGYNKNNTISGNHIRGAGASGIAFVGETDAVRSPSFRYEDYVPYGQLDKTPGPKSDHYPQQCIAENNLIHDIGKIEKQATGIQIDIAANITVRHNSIYNTPRAGINIGDGAFGGHILEFNDVFNTVLETGDHGAFNSWGRDRFWSPDRKYMDSITNAHPELILLDAIQTTVIRNNRFRCDHGWDIDLDDGSSNYHIYNNVMLNGGLKFREGFKRKAENNIMINNSFHPHVWFKNSDDYFTHNIVMTPYAPIGMNDWGKNIDYNLFPDTKALQAAQKRNTDQHSISGNPDFINPQIGDYRVQNNSPALRMGFKNFPMDQFGVQIPRLKQIAAKPELPKLISNTENNKNITSIDFLNATIKSVEGLGERSAFGLPDENGGIIVKLEANSPLKKAGLQEKDVIRMMDGTEIKKASDLLNVYQASKWKGQVKVEAMRNQQTLHVNLLLK; encoded by the coding sequence ATGAAAAACACGCTAACCTTATTATTATTTTGTCTGCTGGGGACTCTATTCCCCTACGCCCAGACCAAAGTGTACGTTTCTTCCGGCGGAAGTGATAATAACCCCGGAACTGTAGCCAAGCCTTTCAAAACTCCGGAACGTGCTGTACAGGAAATTGAAAAAGCGAACGGAAAAGCATTTATTATTTATCTAAGAAAAGGTATCTATTATCTTCAGAAGCCTATTGTACTGAATAATAAAACACTAAAAACAAAGTCTCTTTTAATAAGTTCCTATCCCGGAGAACAAGCTTTTATAAGCGCCGGACAAGTATTAAAAACTAACTGGAAGCCTTATAAAAATGGTATTTATGTTACCCCTATTCCACAAGACATAAGCTTCGAAAGACTTTATGCTGATGAAAAACTACAAGTACTGGCTCGCTATCCTGACTTTGATCCAAATGCCAAAATATTCAATGGTACCTCAGCAGATGCCATAGCACCAGAACGTGTGCAGCAATGGAAGAATCCAGCAGGGGGTTATGTACACGGGCTTCATTCCGGAGAATGGGGTGGATTTCATTATCGTATAACCGATGCTGATGAAAAGGGCAATCTAAAACTGGAAGGAGGCTGGCAAAATAACCGGCCTTCACCACTGCACAAACAATTCCGTTTTGTGGAAAATATCTTCGAAGAGCTAAATGCTCCCGGTGAATGGTTTGCTGATAAAGAAAAAGGATTGCTTTATTATTATCCACCTAAAGGAACAAACCTTTCCCAAACCAACATAACAGTTTCCCGATTGAAAAACAGCATCGAAATAAAAGGTACAGAAGGTTCACCATTATCGGGTATAGAAATAAAGAACATAGGTTTCCTGCATAATGAACGAAGCTTTATGGATACCAAAGAGCCTCTTTTGCGAAGCGACTGGACCATCTACAGAGGCGGAGTTATATTGATGGAGAATACCCGGAATATAAAAGTAACCGACTGCCAGTTCACAGATGTAGGTGGCAATGCTATTATGCTAAGCGGGTATAATAAGAACAACACCATCAGTGGTAACCATATTAGAGGAGCAGGCGCCAGCGGAATTGCCTTTGTAGGAGAAACAGATGCTGTTCGTTCTCCTTCTTTCCGGTATGAGGATTATGTACCTTATGGACAATTGGATAAAACACCCGGCCCTAAGTCCGATCATTATCCACAGCAATGTATTGCAGAAAATAACCTTATTCATGATATAGGTAAGATTGAAAAACAGGCTACAGGTATACAGATTGATATTGCAGCCAATATTACCGTACGGCATAACAGCATATACAATACACCGAGAGCAGGCATTAATATCGGTGACGGGGCTTTTGGCGGGCATATTCTGGAATTCAATGATGTATTCAATACAGTACTGGAAACCGGAGATCATGGTGCTTTTAATTCCTGGGGAAGAGATCGCTTCTGGAGTCCTGACAGAAAATATATGGACAGCATTACCAATGCCCACCCGGAATTGATCCTACTGGATGCCATTCAAACCACTGTTATCCGGAACAACAGATTCCGCTGTGATCATGGTTGGGATATCGATTTGGATGACGGATCTTCCAATTACCATATTTACAACAATGTAATGCTGAATGGTGGGCTCAAATTCCGCGAAGGTTTTAAACGTAAAGCCGAGAACAACATTATGATTAACAATAGTTTTCATCCGCATGTGTGGTTTAAAAACAGCGATGATTATTTTACTCATAATATAGTAATGACACCATATGCTCCAATTGGGATGAATGACTGGGGCAAAAATATAGACTATAACCTCTTTCCGGATACAAAGGCTTTACAAGCTGCACAAAAAAGAAATACTGACCAACATAGTATCTCAGGAAATCCTGATTTTATCAATCCACAAATTGGTGATTACAGAGTACAGAACAATTCCCCGGCTCTGCGCATGGGTTTTAAAAATTTCCCAATGGATCAATTTGGTGTACAGATTCCACGATTAAAGCAAATTGCTGCCAAGCCAGAATTGCCAAAACTAATAAGCAATACTGAAAATAATAAAAATATAACAAGCATTGACTTTCTAAATGCTACGATAAAATCGGTAGAGGGACTTGGTGAAAGATCTGCTTTTGGTCTGCCTGATGAAAACGGCGGAATCATTGTAAAACTGGAAGCGAATAGCCCGCTAAAAAAGGCGGGGTTACAGGAAAAAGATGTCATAAGAATGATGGACGGTACCGAAATAAAAAAAGCAAGTGATTTGCTTAACGTTTATCAGGCTTCTAAATGGAAAGGACAGGTAAAAGTAGAGGCCATGCGTAATCAGCAGACGCTACATGTTAATCTGTTACTGAAGTGA
- a CDS encoding Crp/Fnr family transcriptional regulator: protein MSKSVINDYFHSLFTIKKEVVEKITETFNHFELDKNLILLDKDSISTKTYFLEKGYVRSYILNEDNEEVTTNIYEAPCFVNDFLSFFRQQPTKEIYQTITPCTFWETGLENVQSNFHNIPEFREFSRLLFVINYYSINDRLIAMSSQKAKTRYINLLQQKPNIFQHVPLKIIASYLGIKDSSLSRIRRESL from the coding sequence ATGAGTAAATCGGTTATCAATGATTATTTCCATTCATTGTTCACTATAAAAAAAGAGGTTGTCGAGAAGATAACAGAGACTTTCAATCATTTTGAGCTGGACAAGAATTTAATTTTACTGGACAAAGACAGCATCAGTACCAAGACTTATTTCCTGGAGAAGGGCTATGTACGCTCTTATATTCTGAATGAGGATAATGAAGAGGTTACCACAAATATATATGAGGCTCCTTGTTTTGTCAATGATTTTTTGTCGTTTTTCAGACAGCAGCCTACGAAAGAAATATACCAGACGATAACACCATGTACCTTCTGGGAAACAGGACTGGAAAATGTACAGTCTAATTTTCATAACATTCCCGAATTCAGAGAGTTTAGCAGGCTTTTGTTTGTGATTAATTATTATTCTATTAATGACAGACTTATTGCAATGTCCAGTCAGAAAGCGAAAACCAGGTATATAAATTTATTACAGCAAAAACCTAATATCTTTCAGCATGTTCCGTTAAAGATTATTGCTTCTTATCTGGGGATTAAGGATAGTTCGTTAAGCCGGATTCGGCGGGAAAGTTTATAA
- a CDS encoding bacteriocin-like protein yields the protein MKNLKKIKRTELKAIIGGGEPLPDGWGVCYIKGEQVPTPCDQLCPNKMQPTCAWMDPGTNNQ from the coding sequence ATGAAAAACCTTAAAAAAATTAAAAGAACAGAGCTAAAAGCTATTATCGGGGGAGGAGAGCCTTTACCAGATGGATGGGGAGTTTGTTATATAAAAGGAGAGCAAGTTCCTACTCCTTGCGATCAATTGTGTCCGAACAAAATGCAGCCTACTTGTGCATGGATGGATCCAGGAACAAATAATCAATAA
- a CDS encoding dihydrodipicolinate synthase family protein, protein MKNTLFEGVIAYPITPFDENEKVNIPLFRKLTERLVASGSHAIAPLGSTGVLPYLSDEEKEAVTEATIQQVAGRVPTLVGVSNLTTEKTVYHAQFAEKSGATAVMIIPMSYWKLTDDEIVEHYDAVASKISIPIMAYNNPATSGVDMSPALLKRLLEIPNVTMIKESTGDVQRMHYLRKELGEEVAFYNGSNPLALAAFSAGANGWCTAAPNLIPELNVELYNAIQNNDLEGAQQLFYQQLDLLKFIVAKGLPRAIKAGLHILGEDGGTLRSPLKPLTEAETEELRLILFRIQTPVTTAEKAL, encoded by the coding sequence ATGAAAAATACTTTATTCGAAGGTGTCATAGCATACCCTATAACTCCGTTTGACGAAAATGAAAAGGTGAATATTCCGTTATTCAGAAAATTGACCGAACGCCTTGTAGCATCAGGATCCCACGCTATTGCCCCATTAGGAAGTACAGGAGTATTACCTTATTTGTCCGATGAAGAGAAAGAAGCCGTAACTGAAGCTACTATTCAACAGGTTGCCGGACGTGTTCCTACATTGGTCGGTGTATCTAATCTGACAACAGAGAAAACTGTATATCATGCACAATTTGCAGAAAAATCCGGAGCTACAGCAGTAATGATTATTCCTATGAGCTATTGGAAACTGACCGATGACGAAATTGTAGAACATTACGATGCTGTAGCCTCTAAGATCTCTATTCCGATTATGGCCTATAATAACCCGGCAACAAGTGGTGTAGACATGTCTCCTGCTTTATTAAAGCGATTACTGGAAATTCCAAACGTTACCATGATCAAAGAAAGTACCGGAGACGTACAACGCATGCATTATTTAAGAAAAGAACTGGGCGAGGAAGTTGCTTTTTATAATGGCTCCAATCCTCTGGCCCTCGCTGCATTTTCTGCAGGTGCCAATGGCTGGTGTACAGCTGCTCCCAATCTTATCCCCGAACTGAATGTGGAATTGTATAATGCTATACAAAATAATGATCTGGAAGGTGCGCAGCAGCTCTTCTACCAGCAGCTGGATCTACTGAAGTTTATAGTAGCCAAAGGTTTACCAAGAGCTATTAAAGCCGGACTTCATATTCTGGGTGAAGATGGCGGAACCCTGAGAAGTCCGCTAAAGCCTTTGACAGAAGCTGAAACAGAGGAACTCAGACTTATTCTTTTCCGTATCCAGACTCCTGTTACAACCGCCGAAAAAGCCTTATAG